AGTTGATCGCTGTGGGATAGGAGGGTGCATAGCTACACACGTTTTTTCTCTAACAGTCACGCTGTTTGGGGTTTCTCTTCCATAGAATGCTGGTAGCATCGATTCTTTGTTTCCAGTCCACTTTGGGCTCAATGTAACATGCACCTCATCTCCTTTAGAAGTTTTCTCGTTTATTGCTGTTATCACATGCCTTTCTGAATTGTAATGGAACCAACAAATTAGTTAGGATGCGATTGATGAGAGAGTTTTGGAAGATGCTTTCTTTGTCGACAGGCCGCCGTCTGTATAGTGCAAACGGCTGGAAAATGTCCATAAGTATTCAGTCAGGAGAAGCATCACTGAAATACAACAGAATATCAACAGCGCGCACGGCAGTCTCCCACCTNNNNNNNNNNNNNNNNNNNNNNNNNNNNNNNNNNNNNNNNNNNNNNNNNNNNNNNNNNNNNNNNNNNNNNNNNNNNNNNNNNNNNNNNNNNNNNNNNNNNGTACCGGTACCTGATTAAAgggaacaaacaaaaagagcaCATGCTGCAGACACACAGTGCTGCTATGACGAGTTGAGAAAAACTTTCAACAGGAATTTTCATAGATTTTTATTAACATGTTTTAGTTGCTTCAAGTTACTAGCAAAGTAGCTGTTAACTTTGAAATTGGATGGAATTTATTTCATATGAAAACTTTGTAAGAGTAGGCATCGCCTCTTACATAATGATAGAATTTATCAGCAAAGATAAATGACGAAAAAAATGGTATGTTTAGGCCTCCTGTTTTGATCTGCTCTTGACAGAGCGTTCTCTTGCCCACGCTATTGAGACTTAATGTTAGGCATATACTATGCCATATGGACTCTGCATAATACTaacatggtaaaaaaaaatcagtttttctttttttcatgacaAAGGTTGGTAAAAAGATGGTAGGgctgaaatgtttttctgtcatatttatCTAGCTgtaatttctgtaatatttGCTTTTGAAATCCGTTGATTCacaatttgtttcattttcttagaaaatgtttatctttgctttgtttttattttaataggcTCGGTTGAAGGCACGGCTTTGCATCTTTAGTCAGTCGGAACATTTCTAGATGTATGAAACACTTTCATGCATAAAGTTTTCTTGTAATTAATTTAACTCTTTTGTGAAACAATTTTTGCTCTATTGAAATTGATCGATATTGTATAACATATATTaagcatgtttttaaaatcatgaataAAACTCGTAAGTCCATAtaatgttctttattttctgaatttctagttctcttttgtgtttatcttgttgctgtttttctttttggtttttctcAGTAACACTTGCATTCATAACCAAGAATGCAAATAGTACCTCTAACTATAAAGAATATCCACAAGTCCAACTCTCTGATGCTTGTGTTAGAATCTCTGTGCAAACCTTTGCATTCATATATCTTAACTTAGGTCTTTAACATATCACTATCTGGTGCACATAATGTATTCATTCCCTTTCTTTTCAATTTGTTGTTATCGAAAAGTTATACACAAACTTGGATTTCCCACCTGAATATGTACTATGAATGATGACTTATGAACATGATTAAATTAGCCTCACTCCTAGAAATGAATTTGAAGAGGCGTAAGTGgtttgtgagtgtgttcgtGATATGTTTTGCGATGTAGTGGGAGGATGCAAGATGGGTGACGTGTCTTTGATGATCACTGTTTAGATGTATAGATTTGATGTTATGTGTTGGGTcttattttatcagttttttttcagttttttatttgatttggtTCGCAGGGATCACAATTACTTAGGAAAGAAAATTATCAGATGTTTAAGAGTTGATAATGTTCCCATTATGGGAAACAATTATTGCTTTTAGTTATAAAGTTTTTGTGATCAAGCTTCCAGACTATAACTAATGATTAgtctaaaaaaattatgtatcaATATAATGTATTGAGGATACATAAGAACCTTATACTGTTATTATAAGTTCGATCATTCTGGAAGTTTAGAAGCTTTTGCATGTGTGGTTCTGTTAGAGCATAATAGCCTCATAAAATTGTTGCTTGTCGTGCTGGATGGCATGatcatggtttttattttacagttccCAGACAGATGCACATGGATATAGAAGGATTTGTTTAGGCAACCAGAGAGGTGCTAGTTTCACCACATTTCTAGTTACCCTCGGTGAAAATGACCTCTGTAGTGATTGGGATGCATCCAGTGCCGTGTGTGTTAGAAGAATGCAGAGGCATTTATAAGTATCTGCTCAGAATTTCAGATTTCTCAGCTGTAGGGTAGTCTATCTGAAAAGCATCGCTCCATTACACAAAAGTGTGACCATAAGTCAATGAAACTAGTTTTTACGAGGAATGATATTTTCGATGTCAGGATCAACATTATTATGTGTTCTAGCACAACTCCCATTGTCTTGTATCCTCTTCGCTGATGTGAGAAATGTAAAGGGCGAGAAGAGGGTATCTTCCGAACCAATAAGAAATCAGTTGCTGAAAAGCAGGTCAGACGTCATTCTTACCGATCAGCTTGTATTTTTGACTATTGTCTGAACGATCCATGAACCAGATCGCCCGCTTTCCAGCTGGTCGATATGATGAGGGAGCACTTAGAGAATGTCAGCAGGACGCCAAGGTTCATCTTAGCCTGATTGTGCATGCGGTGGGCTTGACAGTTTGAAACCACATTTGGCCAGAAAACTGTGCAGTTGAGCTTCTTGGCTCAAAAAAGATATACAATGAAAATAGAGAGAGCATGAATAGAGCGTTATTGATGGAGTCTTTCTTTTCACTAGGAAAGGACGATTATTCTTGCCCGCTAAGTGATGCCTTCCGAGCAGCACTCCAGATCCTTAAGTTTTGACCAAGGAACGCAAACTGCGGGTAATGTAGCAGGTTGTGCATGCCCAGCCACCCACCCAATGCCTCCTACAGTATGTCCCTTTCGGCACACCCAGTCGCACATACTGAATCAGCAGTCGCTATTGCAGACATCAGGGGTCGTTATGAAGGGCtgtcagaaaagttttttttaaatgctcttGGTCTCAGCCAGGTAACTTTTTAACAGCCCAGCACCTCTTAAAAATTGTTCAGggcctttttttcttaaaacaaaaaattaatgaaaacgTGACGTGTGATGGTAATTTCATGTGGATAACAGTGACGTTGTAATCAAACTTGGCAGCTACTTGCACCCATGCTGACCGCAAAACCAGCATGCCTAAAATCATCCGTGGTCCCTTGAAAATCTGTCTTTAGTCACGATATGCGCAGGCTGCCTTTGATAAACTGCCCGTTCCTTGGGTGAATGCAGGGTGCAATGGTTTCAACTCTTGCATCCACTCTTTTGCGTTATTGCCTAATCAACATGTAAAAAGCAAATAcgagtataaaaaaaaaaaaaaaagccgctTCAGTAGAGCAGTTCCCAACCATGTTCTAGCTTCTTTCATTTGACTTCATATTGCTTTTTTGGACCCTTATCAGACTTCATGTTTACTTGCTTCTCACGTATTGTATGGTGAACAAAAAAAAGCTAAACTTCAGAGTTAGAGTGTGTAGAGAGAAGAGCTTTATTATCTCTGTTTCTTCCTCGTTATTCGACtctctttgttcttcttgtcATAACTAGTGTGTATCATCTTTGCATGCCTTTcaggagttttttttattacgtGATTTAGACTCTCATTGTCTTTACTGTCATTGACGAGCATGCATTTGGAAAGCTAGTATTCACTGTGTAAGACggtattagtattttttttttttcctgtagtatgtctgaaattttctttaaggTTTCTTGAATACAACGGCTTATTCCTGCAACAGTATTACTTGACTCCTTTGGCTTTTTTGCAGCATGAGAaagatttgtctcccttttccaCTTGCCTTCCTGAACCACAACTGTTGCTATATTATACTAGATACACAGTTTATTAATCATttggaaaacttatataatcaTGAATAAACTTTGTATTAATTCATAGTTTAGTACCACAGAGTACAAGTAGGTCATGACTTAATCCTGTGATTGTCTAGACTTTTATGTTTGCATTGAAAGTTTTGGTGAATATGAAATGCGATAGCAAAGTTGCTATGTGTCATTAGCACATAAATTTTTGATTATTACCGGCATGGAAAAGGTGTCGGGTGATGTTACAAGGATAGTAAGGAATGCATAGTTACCAGACATAAAAGTTGTTATTGTGAATGTTGATGCAGTTTTTGCCAGCATCTCTTTTTACTTCATttcataggttttttttttccaaacacttTATTCATGGCTGTTCTGGCCCATCTGACTCCTTTTGAGATTATTCAATAATTCTCAAGagttaccttttttaaaaatgaaaaaaccaGCCATTGTCATTAGTGCCTATCTGCCTTTTGTTATACCTGAGCAGGTGCGCTGCCTGTCATGGTGTCATCCTGGTATTTGCTCTGTTTGCTTAGCACCTGAATGTCCTCTTTGGGTGAAAGTTTGTCTTTCAACAAAGTACCCGAGTTAGCAGATTAGTAGTGATGTTCTTTGGATACTAGTTTCAACATGGTCATACTTCAATCACTTTACTGACAACAATCTGCACACTTGATCTGGTTTACTATAGAACATGGTTTTTCTCGACTTGCACtcttttaattatgtttattttcattattaatttatCAGTGTATCCTGAACAAGTTGATAGCTAATAACAGATTTGAAAGATGTGTgggtgtatttttaaaatctttatatttcattCTCAGTCTTTGGAGAAGGTTGTGACCTCATGAGGTTGGGATGAGTTGGAGACAAATGATAGTGGGTGGTAATTTAATGGATAGAAATAAGTCATAATCAGTGTTTCATATTTAGGTGCCTAATGTTCAGTGCTTACCCTCAATGTAGCCATAGTCATTGTAGAAATGTTGGTTTACCTCGTTGATTCTTGTAAAATAGATTAGTTGTGTGCATAAGGGTTACATTATCTTGTAAACAGCATTATGGTGTGCATGTGGGTATTTTCTGTACACTTTTTCTTTGGGGATGGGTAGGTCCAAAACGCGTAATGGGAAACTCTACTAAAAAGGGTCAGGTAAagattgaaataaaagaattacaGACATAGTtatgtgctaaaaaaaaaaagtatatatgtgagagagagattgctgTCCTTTGAAACAACAGAAGCACtttcaaaaattgtatttttactttattcacAGAGTTTATTTTTACTATGTTGAGACAACATGTTTTACCATGTTGAGATAAAtcacaataaattaaaatagcTTGCAATGATTTTAAGACTTTTGGAAATTATGAAAGCTAAGGAAATTATATGTTCGCTAACATGGCATTTGCCGCAAATATATCATATCCCATGTTTCTCCTCAGTGTATGTTCTGACTTCATGTCTTATCTTTCATGTTATAACTTTCTGAGACacttcattttctcatttctcaATGAGACTTCTCTTGTAATATAacatacttttgtttcaaacatCCAGTTACtgttattctgtctttctttaaaTGTAGCTTTGGATTTGATATTATTACACATCTTTGTATCTGATTTGTTATGCCTTTTAGCAATGTGCCCAGCGTTTGTCAGTTTGGCAGTTTGTAATACTGTAATGTAAAAAACAGTGTTAAATTCGGCGGCTGTCTTCTGTCAAAGTGTTCCTAACATTTTGTCTCTGGTTTGAGAACAGTCTTAGAATGGAGGTTAGAAAAGAGAATGATgatcttaattttgtttagcATGATAATGTTCCAACATCTAGGTTACAACTTTGGACACTGACAGAAAAAGGCAAATGATTTTGGGGAAATGCATGTTGCTGTCTTAAACTCCTTGCTATGCCTAGGCAACATCAACACTTGcatcacaaatatatttgatatgcttaatttttttaaagaaaaaaacaaacaaacatatgaaAACCCACTGGAAGATTGTGTCACTCTAGTAATGCagatacagtcggacctcgataagtcgaccttccctaagtcaaaaacctccctatatcgaattaattgtcagttcccggccaaatatctgcgcctattacgccattttccctaactcgaaaactctgTAAGTCAGATTTTTtgttcgggtccctttgagttcgacttatcgaggtccgactaataagcttttgttttaaaaactaagtGAGGGTAAggaactttttgtttgtttgttctgagAGCCTTACTCTTAAAACACAAAGATCTACTCCACACAAGACTTTGTTAGTGCACATACTGATGTCATAAAAGGTGTCTTATTGATGTTGCTAAACTGTGCTAGTGCTCTCTCACTATTGCTTCTGTACACACTGTATAATCTAGTGTTAACAGAATATCCTAAATATCTAATTCATTGGCTAGTAAATGGTGAAGGTGgccctttgacctttgtgtTGTCCTTGCATGCTTATAGCTTTTGTACTGCTGTATTTCATATTTCAAGACTGCTGCTTGTTTTTCTAACAGTCATTCACAGGTTGGCAGTACTTTTTGAAGACTGCCAGTCATTGAACTTGTACCATGTAGTAGTCACTGTAACTACAAGAGAACTTTAGTTGATATCTGGAGCTAAAAGAGGTCAATATCTAATTGATAATTTGTGAAGTAGAGGTTAGTACGATTCCTCAACCATTGCCCTCCTTGTCTTAGTTTGACTCTAATCCTTAAAGGACCACATCTGTCTTCATGAAATATGTAGAGTTGCTTGCATTTGACATGTGCTTACAGTCCTAGCATGCTCTAGCTTCTGTAGTGTTTGCCACTGTCTCTTATGCTTGTTGTTCCTCTTGCCTGTGCTTGTATAATTTCCCCTTAGACTGCATTTGTCTTTGCTGTTGGTTTTCAGGAAACTTTGTTTCTAAATTTGAAAATACtggacttattttatttaaatctggCAACAGTGATTACCAATGCTTGTACATCTGAAGAATTTTACGCAGAGTGCAGATCTGAGAGTAATGGTGTCATAGTCTGTATCTTGCTGACAAAAAAGTTGTGTATTCTGTCCGACAGCTCTGGAAGGCTTCAACTATGTTCCGCTGCTGCACCCACTTGAGACCCTACACAACAACCTGACTTTTCGTGAGATGGATGACTTTTTGGGTCGCATCACCACCACCCGATTCCCTATGCCTCCCATCTCGCCGACTCTTGTCGCCTCCCACCCATCTCTCATCCTTGTCTCCCCAGGAAAAAGTGAGTTCCATTTACTGTACCAGAGTAAGGCAGTGACATAAAGGCCTTATTTTATAACCATGCAGAGTTTTCTTGCATCCCATCCTATTTACCCAAAGAGTAGATCTCAGGGCTTGGACCATATGTTTTtcaattcattttgttttccctttaGTTCACTAGAATTTTTCCAACATTTGTTGTGCTGTCCATTACAATGccatgaataaaataataataattaagttaCGGAGTGTTTTATCACACTATCAAAGGTTTTAGTTTGAATTGCTTGACcaaaaaagtataaacacacagacagaataaTACACTTGCATACTTAGAGCATGCAAATGTTGTGTCTATAGAATGCCATTGGCAGGATGAAAGATATCGACCTTATTTGCTCCCAGCTTGTTCATTTTTGCTCATTACATTTGAAAGACTGTAAGCAAGGCTGCAAATGCTGTTATCCCCACTACAGTTCCAGTAAAGTAAAAGTTGGCTTATATTGCAtcctttctctgcacgtggcatctgtttacagggctggctgcttgccgtaatatagccttagctgctgacacggcgtaaaacaccaatttccccctcCATTATATTGCGTCCTATCCCTACCTGTTGGGCAAGCTCAAGGCACTTAGAGTAGGTGGTGTGAAGTCAAAATAAGCTGACAGTGTAACAATGACATAGCTTTAGCAGACTGTACTCATCGGCAAAGCTAGCATATATGGAGAGTATAAACCAAACTCTGCAATCAAAACAGCAAACAAGCAGAAAGATACATCTATAGTAGACATAGCTCCAAGCACCAACAGATGGTCCAAGTGGCATTGGAATTGCAAACGAGCCCCAAAACACATGAAAGTCTGCTGAGCAACCAAGATcagataaaacagaaatcaTAGTCAATTGAACTGTGTTCACACAGTCTTCTCGTCAAAATGGAATCAAAGCCATCAACACAGATTGAGGGAAACATCCAAACGCATGATGGCAAGCATGccaaaaacacacaccaacaaccaGTCCAACATAAAGAAGACATCcgataaagacaaaaatgcagCAGAGTGCATCCCTTTACTGCAAGTTGAAGGGACATTACTAtttaacaaacagcaaaaacatgcaaaagtgTTTGCAGCAACAGAAAAGGACTTACAACTGCCTGTCAGAAACAAATAACCTAATCTGAAGTTGAGAAAGGAAATGGTGAAACTTGTAATAGGTCCcttttacattcttttacaGATTTAGTCCCATGCAGATTCTTTACCTATAGTAACTGCTACTTTCCTCAGCTGTCTTTCAAGTACAGTATCAGTTTGTGTTTCAtcattcaatatttttgtaGGTGTACAGAGTTATCCACCCTCCAGTAACTCCAGTTCTGCACCATCATCTCCAGCATTATCCATTCCACTTGACATCTGGCAGAACCTTCGCATGTACATGGAGCGAAGTGATGGACAAGTCCGTTCCGACCCTGACACTGATTCCTCTACCTCCTCGGGCCGTAGGGAGGTCCCAGCACCTCCAAACTCATCCATTGCCAAAACGGAGGCTGTCCAAGAGTGTTCAAGCAGAGTGACTTATGATCCCTCTTAGAAGCATCCAAAGAGTTGTCCGAAAATCAAGATCTTTCAGTTATCAAAAGCTCTCACAAGAGGTCTGCTGGACTGGAAGAGCACTTACCAGTAAATTGTGAGTCAGAGCAAATTACCAGAGAGACAAGGGAAGAGGATTTGAACAAGAATAATTCCAGTGCTTGGAGAAGCGAAGCCAAAGATGTCATGTGCCACAAGCTAGACAAACAAGATAGCATGCTTGACTGCACGTCTGTGTGCATCCAAGAACCCAAAGTGCAAGGTGCTAGACACTTTGAGGTTATTAATGCAGAGGCAAAAGGTCAAGAGCTTAATCAAAATGCACCATGCCTAAGTGGAGCATCATTAGTTCTGTCTCAGGAGGCCAAAGCCAAGAATCTGACAGCCTCAGGTCAGAGATCTTCCTCAGAGAGGCTGCTTCCTGCCCCTGTGTCAACCACTGTGTCAACATTGACGACCACCACCCTGACCATCCACAGCACAGCCCCTATGACACTGACTGTGCAGAGTCAGGCCCCCATCACTCTTTCTATAAACAGCATTGGTTCAGTCTGTATATCAGGTCTTGCACCCACTGACCTAACTCCTGCTCCAGCACCGACCTCCAGCAGGTTTGCAGTGTCCAGGGCAGTGGAAATGGATGTTTCAAAGCCTGGGGTAGAGGGAAAGGCAGCTTTAGCGAGTGTAGCAAGGACAGATAAATAGCAGGAACCCATTGCAGTGTAGTATTATAGATCATTGACTCAGGACGACGGGTTGTGTGAGTGAAGAGATATCAGCAGTTGAATTGCCTGGTAAAGGTTCTGGCTTTTACACTTGTGTCTGTACTAATGTGTATACTTGCGCAATTAAGTTTTATACGCATGGAAGGGCATGCATGTTAGGGGTAgggtgtgtgcatgaatgagCATGGAAAGATGGGTTGATGGTTTTGCATTGTGTGCATTAGGATCATAACTTGTATGTAGCGAAGGACAAAAGTGTTTTGTGTACACACACTGTCAAGCTCACTATCTAGGCAAAAGTACAAAATCAGTAAATGTTCTTTAGGCTCTTCAGcattgtctgtgttttgtgacGGGATCATACTTGGGTATCCATAATTTTCTAACTTTTCCATCCATACTTTCTTTATCTATTTTCTAAAAGCATCTTGTTGTTGCAAACTATATCAGGGTGCTTGATACATTAGATTGTTTCTTTCTCCTAGAACAATAGTAAAATTAAGATGCAAGGGAATGTCCAGTTGTCTGAAAGGTGCTTAACTGAAAGTAAATTTTTGCTGCAGCTCATGTTGTATAAGTTTAGCTTATCATAAGTCATAATTTCACTACACATAAAGAGACCAACTCTGTGTTAAGTGGAGGTTGGTTTACATTACAGACaagaaattaacttttttcatCAGATGAATGTGTTGTCTTCCATAGAAGGTGGGGACGGGGGAGGGGCAatgataaaacaaatacaatccTCATCCTTGTCCTGTTTCTTTTCACAACATTGATGTGAAATTTTAAGTAGTTTGTTACATACCCAGAgaaatttgttgatttttgctgttttgtgccCTAAATGTGAAGGCTGGTTCTTTATCATTTAGGCTGCTCCTGTGACCTCAGTGAAGATCCAAATGCATAACTTTTGTTGAAGCTTAAATAGAATGGATGGGGGAAGCTAAGAAAGACAATAATTGTCTGAGACCTGTTTACCGTAAAGAAAGTCACTGCtgtgctgattttgtttttacataagCATCTCACTTACCTTAGTCACCTGCCAGTCATCTGTAACAAATATGGAGATTTTCCAGTTCATTTCTCAGAGCTGTAATTTGTTTATAGGCatcatcttattttttaatatgtatcTTTCCCCATCTCTAACACAGgcattattttcatgtttttattgcatgtttGGAAAAGtctgtttttatcatttctcaGACTAGTCAATCAGATTTTTCTTTAGCTTCCAGCCTTTGCATTGCAGGTTTATGGACAGTTTGTCTCATGGACAGATGCATTGCTAGGTCTTTGGCAATAATAAAGAAGGCAAAATTTGtaattgcgtgtgtgtgtgaaaatagaAAAGTATGTAAAAATGCCAACAGTAAAATACTCTGTTTTAAGATCAGTGACAGCATTTTGGAGTCACATTTGGatgaatttgtattttgtagAAGAGAACTTACATTATTTTGCAGCAGCCTTGCATAATATTATTCTCTAATAAAAGGTGTTGAACAGATGAATAGGCACTGATAGCCAAGGGTGATAACCAGAGCACATTTTTGCGTTATGCAATCCAGTTATGGTGCTTTTACCAGGTGTaatcagaaaatgtatttgcttCATCATTCCAGAAAATAGACCccttaataaacaaaaaaattgtcctCAAATAAAAAGTTctataatcttttatttttagtcattCTTTTGTGTGTTCTGCTGTCAAAACATTGTCTACATCTGTGTgtcaatgaaaataatttgatttcACTAggttgtatattttgtttaaagtttaattcCACTGAAATTATTGAAATTATACTGTGTCATCTGTGATATTTTTAACAGATTGTCTCAGATTGCTGATCACTTTTTTCTAGCAAATTaaagtcaaattttaaacatGTTCTTGCATTCCTGTTATCAAAGTCTACTGTTAATTTCTTAcaagtgtgtgtttgagagaagcAAGACCTGCAACTGACCACAAGACAAATTATCTCTTGTCACAGACTCTCACATGTGCACTCAACTAGggcattctttttttgttggaaaacaaagacaactATATCTGTCTCTGACAGGCCCTGTCTGcgttttaattacaaaaatatgagatgaataataaatacagGATAAATGTAAAAGAAGCACAGTTACTCATAATTATTACATAATGACTTCTATTCTACACACAttactaaaaaaattctttttctcgGTTCAACAGTCCAGTCTGAAAAATACTAGGAATTATAGTTTGGCATAAGGTCATAGTTAACACCTCGTACTTAAATCTATGATTCTATTCATCAGTGCCTTCTGGTTTCAGCTGGCCACATCCTACTCGGTGTCCCAAATATTCAAGCTCTTGGAAACCAGGCTGAAGCTGGTAGTTGATGAGAAAGTCATCAAAGTAATGATACAAGAATCGCACTCAAGTCCAAGGCATGGCACTGCTCTGGCTAAGGTCACTGGCAACTGTAACCAACCCAAAGGACATCCTTGTCCATGGAAAAAGACCTCGGAGGTTTCAGGATTTGTGATGTCGCTTCAGGTGAGAGAATGTAAAGTCGAGGGGTTCGACTAGTAAGATCCATTCTTGG
This window of the Pomacea canaliculata isolate SZHN2017 linkage group LG4, ASM307304v1, whole genome shotgun sequence genome carries:
- the LOC112562317 gene encoding uncharacterized protein LOC112562317, which translates into the protein MDDFLGRITTTRFPMPPISPTLVASHPSLILVSPGKSVQSYPPSSNSSSAPSSPALSIPLDIWQNLRMYMERSDGQVRSDPDTDSSTSSGRREVPAPPNSSIAKTEAVQECSSRVTYDPS